The Ochotona princeps isolate mOchPri1 chromosome 1, mOchPri1.hap1, whole genome shotgun sequence genome has a segment encoding these proteins:
- the CDSN gene encoding corneodesmosin, which yields MSSSQAPRMGRVGGQGMMVAALLLVALLLPGALAKSIAASLDPCKDPTRITSPNDPCLRGNGGSSSFSSHSGSSGSSGGSSGSSSGSSGGSSSSSSFISSSSSSHSSHSGSSLSSGSAGTAGTAQGGSPGSLLFKPGTGYSQSSYSSGSGSSLQGASISSQSSSISSQSGSIFYQPGQGSALPTNDEASRTIQSGQGQSSVISSSSSQHPCSSNVPDSPCSGGPIVSHNGPYISSSHSVSGGKRPVVVVVEQHGSGGPGGLPGAPCSNGGPPGKPCPPITSVQSFGGYEVVGGSSNSYLVPGMTYSGGKIYPVGYFTKDNPVRGSPGAPSFAAGPPISEGKYFSENPIVSSHSSSSSNTYQSGVSSAALFQPVGSGGVQPCGVGFSGSQGPCSPPGSRTHISSGVSSSSSSSYHPCGDASQGPCSSPSSGSLRGGLGSQSGGTIILLPCGSKSVPSGYPCISVSSSTLSGGPNGAPQPDPSAGAKPCGPKSAGKIPCRSIRNLLARVKPLGPQLADPKVFLPPEGPLSDSP from the exons ATGAGCTCCTCTCAGGCACCCCGGATGGGGCGTGTGGGAGGGCAAGGGATGATGGTGGCGGCACTGCTGCTGGTTGCCCTCCTCCTACCAG GGGCCTTGGCTAAGAGCATCGCCGCCTCCTTAGACCCCTGTAAAGACCCCACACGCATCACTTCCCCCAATGACCCCTGTCTCCGTGGCAACGGTGGctccagcagcttcagcagccacagtggctcCAGCGGCTCCAGTGGCGGCTCCAGTGGCAGCTCCAGTGGCTCCAGTGGCGGCTCCAGCAGTTCCAGCAGCTTCATCTCCAGTAGCTCcagtagccacagcagccacagtggctcCAGTCTCTCCAGTGGCAGCGCCGGCACCGCCGGCACCGCCCAAGGCGGTTCTCCGGGATCCCTGTTGTTTAAGCCAGGAACAGGGTATTCCCAGAGCAGCTACTCCTCGGGATCTGGCTCCAGCCTGCAAGGTGCATCCATCTCCTCCCAGTCAAGCAGCATCAGCTCCCAGTCGGGCAGCATCTTCTACCAGCCAGGTCAAGGTTCCGCTCTGCCGACCAACGACGAGGCCTCTCGCACCATCCAGTCGGGACAAGGCCAGTCCTCTGTGATCTCCAGCAGCTCCAGCCAGCATCCGTGCAGCTCCAATGTCCCTGACTCTCCTTGCAGCGGTGGCCCTATAGTCTCCCACAATGGCCCCTACATCTCCAGCTCCCATTCTGTGTCAGGAGGAAAAAGGCCCGTGGTAGTAGTGGTAGAACAGCATGGGTCTGGGGGCCCCGGGGGACTTCCAGGTGCCCCTTGTAGCAATGGCGGCCCCCCAGGAAAGCCCTGCCCCCCCATCACATCTGTGCAGTCTTTTGGAGGCTACGAGGTGGTAGGAGGCTCTTCCAACAGTTACCTGGTCCCAGGCATGACCTACAGCGGAGGCAAGATCTACCCCGTGGGCTACTTCACCAAAGATAACCCTGTCAGGGGCTCTCCAGGGGCCCCCTCCTTTGCGGCCGGACCTCCTATCTCTGAGGGCAAGTACTTCTCCGAAAACCCCATCGTCTCTAGCCACAGCTCATCCAGCTCCAACACCTACCAGTCGGGTGTGTCCTCAGCTGCCCTGTTCCAGCCAGTGGGTTCCGGTGGTGTCCAGCCATGTGGGGTTGGTTTCAGTGGTTCCCAGGGGCCCTGCTCTCCACCAGGTTCTAGAACCCATATCAGTTCAGGTGTTTCCAGCAGCTCTAGCTCATCCTACCATCCCTGTGGGGATGCCTCCCAGGGGCCTTGCTCCTCGCCCAGCTCGGGCTCCTTGCGTGGCGGTTTGGGCTCCCAGTCTGGAGGCACCATAATCCTGCTGCCTTGTGGCAGCAAGTCCGTCCCATCTGGTTACccctgtatctctgtctcttcctccaccTTGAGCGGGGGTCCCAACGGTGCTCCCCAGCCtgatccctctgctggggccaaacCCTGCGGCCCCAAAAGTGCTGGGAAAATTCCCTGCCGCTCCATCCGGAACCTCCTGGCCCGAGTGAAACCTCTGGGGCCCCAGCTGGCTGACCCTAAAGTCTTCCTGCCCCCGGAGGGGCCCCTTAGCGACAGCCCCTAG
- the C1H6orf15 gene encoding uncharacterized protein C6orf15 homolog, translating into MLGWVAGSLAPLGLLLVCLHVPGLCARSISPMEEKVSHSLGTNLPLLGQPPLTGASNSGHPQFPGAEPASHDMASFLVAGGSGVQKWPPSWELQSWPPEDPWQMMAAAAEDEEGQELPEALSSMSSAGMLPLQAAAHSLLGQDLEPGRLPFLSWLGAQREGLAQRPFWSLIHKLLGGHSWGALNPAVSWGIGGLGTGWGTRPVSHPAGTWGINNQFPGSSWGNTNPYPSTIWENINRYPGSIWGKINRYPGSIWGNNNRYPGSRGSGSRRSSLFIGKFVSIHSY; encoded by the exons atgctgggctgggtggcagggagcctaGCTCCGTTGGGCCTGCTACTGGTCTGTCTTCATGTCCCAG GACTCTGCGCCCGGAGCATCAGCCCCATGGAGGAAAAAGTCTCACACAGCCTAGGGACCAACTTGCCTCTGCTGGGACAACCACCCTTGACTGGCGCCTCCAACTCTGGACACCCTCAGttccctggagctgagcctgcaTCCCATGACATGGCGAGCTTCCTTGTGGCAGGAGGTTCTGGGGTGCAGAAGTGGCCCCCATCCTGGGAGCTGCAGTCATGGCCGCCGGAGGACCCCTGGCAGATGATGGCTGCTGCGGCTGAGGACGAGGAGGGGCAGGAGCTGCCCGAAGCACTGTCCTCCATGTCCAGTGCTGGCATGTTGCCCCTGCAGGCCGCTGCACACTCCCTGCTGGGACAGGACCTTGAGCCCGGGCGGCTACCCTTCCTGAGTTGGCTGGGAGCCCAGAGAGAAGGCCTTGCCCAACGCCCCTTCTGGTCCCTCATCCACAAGCTTCTGGGAGGCCACTCCTGGGGAGCCTTGAATCCTGCTGTGTCTTGGGGAATTGGAGGTCTCGGGACTGGGTGGGGAACAAGGCCTGTGTCACATCCTGCGGGAACCTGGGGTATCAATAATCAattcccaggcagcagctggggaAACACCAATCCATACCCAAGCACCATCTGGGAGAATATCAATCGGTACCCAGGAAGCATCTGGGGGAAGATCAACCGGTACCCAGGTAGCATCTGGGGGAACAATAATCGGTACCCAG GTTCTCGAGGCTCAGGCAGCCGTCGTTCATCCCTGTTCATTGGTAAGTTCGTGTCTATCCATTCCTACTAG